The segment CATCGTTTGAAAGACGGTCACATCCAAGGCTGAATGCAAAGGCGCCGGTGGAATTTCCGCTTCCGTCGGGCCTTTGTCTTCGGCCTCATCATCGCGTGACGGACTGAGTTCAGCGCGAACTGGCAAAAATGTATACTGAGCCGGACCTTTTTCCTTCAGCGATTTTTTAATGGCTGCAATGGTCTCGGCGGTTTCCCCGGTATCTTTTTTTCGCTTGGGCTTGGACTTACGAATTTTGGGAATGAATATCTCCGGAAACTCCCCGCCTTCTATCGCCGGCGTATCGGCTTCCAGGCGCGGGGCATTTCCCTTCGGCAGCTTCGGCTGCTCGGCCTGCTCGGTGCCGATTTTTTCCGTCCGCTGCACGTCCTCTTGTGCCGCCAGATACTGCCGGGCAAAACTCGTGGCATCCAGATAAGCCGCGCCCTCGCTTTTCCGTTCGCTGACATAGATGCGTTTGACTTCCAAACGACTGCCGACCTGAAAGCGGGACATCATCGTCGCCGGGAGAAAGACCAGGGGCTTGCGCGTAATCCAGCGAAACTGCGCTTCGCAGAAGGGCAAACTCAGGCTGCTATGGAAAACACAAAGACGATCCCCCTCCTTCAGATCACTCGGGACCTGATCGAGCAGCAGGAAATTGGCGTCTTCATCCATGTAAAGCACTTCAGATCCCATATCCGCGGCCCATGCGGCATGTTCCAGCATCCCTGACAAAGCCAGTATGTGAATCAAGCGGCGCACGGTCCTCTCCCTGGATTTCTGTCTTCTCAGATGTTCGGCGCAAAAAATCCAAACTTGATAGGGGGTAAGAGTTCCTTTCGCAGGACGCGCTTTGCAAAATCTCAAAAAATCCGGAACATAGGCCCCGAGACCTGGGAAATGATGACGGCTAAGATCCCGCAATCACAGCGCTATAGACTGCCCATGAAGATAAGGGCCAAGGCTCCGATAGCTGTACTGAAGAAAGGCGGGTCGTGGCGATGAAGTGCCTCCTGCCTGTTTGGATTGCAGTCTGGGTCCTTCTCAGTTGCACTGAACAGGCCGTTCAATCTGAAGATGCGTTGGTCGAAGGGCGTGCCCTGACGGCTGCCGATTTTCTTTCCGTGCGCCTTCTGCCCGATCAAACTGAAGTCGCGGCCGGACGCCGTCTGCCGCTTTCCGTCCTTGGCGTTCTTCCCTATGGCCGTAACGCGGATCTGAGCGATCGGGGCAGCTGGGAGAGTTCCAACCCTGAGGTCTTTGATTGGGTGAAAGATGAGCGCGCTCTTGGAATCGCTCTGAAACCCGGCACGGCAACGATTACCTTTACGTATGAAAACCTCACCGCCACCGCACAGGTCACCGTCACGGATCGTGTCCTCGATCAGCTGCACATCGCCCCGGAATCGCTGGAAGTCGCCATCGAAAAAATTGGGCAGGCTTATGAAGAGCGCCGCATCACGATGATGGCAACCGGAATCTATAGCGACGGATCTTCGGAGGATTTAACGCAGCAGGTGAAGTGGACCCTCAATTCAGAAGACTCGCTGGTCCCCCTTTCCGGCAAGCCAGGAGTGCTGCTCACCAAGGCCCCAGGCCGCACCCAGGTCACAGCCACCATGGACGATAAGGTGCAAACCCGCACTTTGGATGTCATCCAGGGTGCGACTGTTTTAAAGGATCTGACCATCAGCCTCGCGCCTCTTATTTTTCCTTTGCAGACGGCCCGTTCGTTTGAAATCACCGCTCGATACAGCGATGGCACCACGACTCTGATTACGGAAGCCGCGGATTATGCGCTAACGCCGGCAGGCTTTGGTACGCTGGAAGCGGACGGCAGTGGCGCTATGCAGATCGTAAGCCAGACGACGGGCTCGGGACTGCTGACTGTGCAATACAAGGATCTGACCCAAAGCTTCAATGTCGTCGCGGTGGATGCCGAATCGAGTCTTCTCCGCCTGGTCTCGGGCCGTAATTTCAATCTCGCCAAAGGTGAAGTCGAATCCTTTCAGGTCTGGCTCGACACCTCCGATGGAAATCAGGAAAATGCCACAACCCGGGCCACATGGAGGGTCGGCAATACTTCGATCCTGACCGCGGTTCCCGGCACCAAAGGTCGCTATACGGCAGCCCGCGCAGGCACCACAACCGTATCCGCCACGGTCGGGTCTTTAACAGTCACGCAAACTGTGACGATCAGCGCGGCCACCGTTTCCAACATAGCGATCACCGCCGCGAGCCAAGGCACCCTGGGCCTCTATCAAACCCGCGATTATGTGGCCACAGCCACGTATTCCGATGGGACCAGCAAAGCGGTCACAGCCGATGTCGTCTGGGCCTTCCTGCCAGGAACGGGGGCGGGACAATTTGATAGCAGCGTAAAATCCCGCTTCCAAGGCACGGGCATGGGTACCGGCGCCATCAAAGTCACGCTCGGATCTGTCATTGCTCAGCTGGATCTTGTGATCGGTCCTGTCGTTCCGGTCGCGCTGAATCTTCAATCCGCCTGGACCACTTTATCGGTGAGCGGCGGTTCCAAAAACCTGACCGCACTTGTGATCTATAGCGATGGCAGCACGCTCGATGTGACGAGCAGCGCCGAATGGAATTTTCAAATAGTCGGCACAGGTTTGAATTTCGCCGGATACGTGAGCAACGCCAGCGGCAGCAAAGGGGCCTGCGTGCCCTTGGCCGCCGGCTTTTTCAAAGCCACGGCCAGCTACCAAGGACTGAATGGAGAGAAATCCATACAGGTTCTGCCCTGATGGAATAAGGATAGGACATGCAGAACTGGTTCTTAAAAAGTCTCATGATGATCGTCCTGCTTGCAGCCTGCAAGGAGGGTCAGGAGACTTTGCAAAAAGGCCTGGAAACGGCGGCCAGTTCTGGTCAGATTGATCTCACTGGCGTTCCCCCCGAGTCCATTATTCTTTCCCCCGCGAACCAAAGCCTCGCAGCCGGGGAGCGCATCCCTCTGGTCGCCACAGGTATTTATATCAAAGGCTATGCCCAGGAAATAACCCAAGGCATCAGCTGGACCAGCAGCAATCCCGAAGTTTTCACGGTGGATCAAAAAGGTCAGGGCCTGGGATTGACGGAAGGTCAGGCCGTGATTACTGCCTTATATCTGGGCGTTTCCGCGACAGCTCAGGTGAGCGTGGGGCCGGCGACCATTTCACAAATTCTGATTTTTCCCGAAAACCTGTCGGTGGAATTGCCTCTTAAAAATGGCCAAATACAGCCGCAGAGCTTGACCCTTCAGGCCCTGGCTTTGAAAACGGATGGAGTCCTGGCCGACGTTACCGACGATGTCAGCTGGCAGATTGATGAAGGCAGCGGACTGAAGACGGTGAGCGACAAAGCCGGTCAATACCAGGCGGCGGCGGTCGGCACCTGGTCGGTGCGTATCAGTTACGCCGGATTTGAAAGCAGCCGCGATGTGACCGTCACCCAGGAAAAAGCGACTCTCGTTCGCATCAAACCTTCCGTGAATCCCCTGGTCCTGCGCGTGGGTCAAACTCTGACGCTTGATGCCATCGGTGTTTACAGCGATGGGTCGGAAGCTGCGCTTTCGGATTGGAGCCTTGCCAGCAGCTCCGAAGCCCTTGCCATCAGCGGCAAGCAGATAAGCGCTCTCAAGATGGGTTCCCTGCAAACCTATCTGCGTTCGAATCAAATGCAGGTGCCTTTGGATATCTATGTTCAGGAACCGGAACTCACGGCTCTCAGCATAGCTCCGACGTCATTCACCCTTTATCAAGGGGAATCCGCTCTTTACACTGTCATGGCCACCTATGGCGACGGCACCACAGCGGATGTGACGAGCGGCGCGACCATGGAATCGACCAACACCAGCGTCATGTCCGTCAACACCGGCACGACCCGCATCCAGGGACTGACCCAGGGTTCCGCGAACCTCAAGGCCAGCTATCACGGTCGTCAGGCGACAGCGCTCGTGGCTGTGGATAATCCAGTGCTCGCCCGACTTGAAGTGCGCCCGAGCACGCTGCGAGTCGTGGCAGGACGCACCCAAAGTTTTCAGATCTTTGGCATTTACACCAACGGTACGGAAGCGGACATGACGAACCTGGTCCAGGCCCAGACCCTTGCGACCTCGAAGGCCGAAGTGCCCAACGGAAGCCCCGGACAGCTGCTCGGCAAAACCAGTGGCGTCACGACTTTGAGCACGACCTACGTCGATCCTCTGACGACCCGAAACCTTTCCGGAACGGCCGCGGTTACCGTGGATCCTCCAGAACTCGTGTCCTTGACCTTTGATAACAGCACAGCGAGCATCGCCCTCGGTCGCAGTTTTGACTTCGGCGTGCAGGGCACGTATTCCGACAGCACCCAGATCGATGTCGGCAGTTTGATTCAAATCACAGCGGATGTATCCTCACCCGGCATGAACTATGTGGGCAGCATCACGCGAACGACC is part of the Oligoflexus sp. genome and harbors:
- a CDS encoding Ig-like domain-containing protein — protein: MQNWFLKSLMMIVLLAACKEGQETLQKGLETAASSGQIDLTGVPPESIILSPANQSLAAGERIPLVATGIYIKGYAQEITQGISWTSSNPEVFTVDQKGQGLGLTEGQAVITALYLGVSATAQVSVGPATISQILIFPENLSVELPLKNGQIQPQSLTLQALALKTDGVLADVTDDVSWQIDEGSGLKTVSDKAGQYQAAAVGTWSVRISYAGFESSRDVTVTQEKATLVRIKPSVNPLVLRVGQTLTLDAIGVYSDGSEAALSDWSLASSSEALAISGKQISALKMGSLQTYLRSNQMQVPLDIYVQEPELTALSIAPTSFTLYQGESALYTVMATYGDGTTADVTSGATMESTNTSVMSVNTGTTRIQGLTQGSANLKASYHGRQATALVAVDNPVLARLEVRPSTLRVVAGRTQSFQIFGIYTNGTEADMTNLVQAQTLATSKAEVPNGSPGQLLGKTSGVTTLSTTYVDPLTTRNLSGTAAVTVDPPELVSLTFDNSTASIALGRSFDFGVQGTYSDSTQIDVGSLIQITADVSSPGMNYVGSITRTTSNRIRVQSVAQGSMRIIVSLAGQTATATITVTEKQLDLVQIRRQQPYTNGGFMLKGSTAEFIAVATFSDSSTLDVTNSTGIYSVSWNPPNPSVASFTDTGDGKKRLTGLTDGDAYFTLTVTSTQGNASASYGIGVYIPCSGTGQYYGYQCWFLGAPGNSCDSTCSAVSRLTHGATLSVAGSGASSSNECSNILGGLFRTSMNSFNAGATATAGIGCSIFTQSGLNLGLRESTIATTGAASLANFRRVCSCE